The region GGTCGGTTTTGTAAAAATCGGTGATGGCATATCCATGGTATGAGTAATCTTTCATATTGTTTTCAAAGAATGGGTTGACCCAAATTGCAGTCATTCCCAAATCCTTAATGTAATCCAGATTGTTCATAATTCCCTGTAAATCGCCACCATGGCGGCCATTGGGGTTACTCCTGTCTGCTTTTTCGAGCATAGCATCCACATCGTCGTTGCCAGGGTTGCCATTTGCAAACCGATCAGGCATAACGAGGTAAATCAAATCTGCTGCACTGAAACCCCGGTTTTGTGTTGTTTTTTCGCGGAGTTCATATTCATATTTGGCAACAGTTTTCCCATTTTCATTGAATTTAATTGAAAATTCCCCTGCCTTTGCCGATTTACTAATATTTAAATCAATAAACAGGTAATTAGAATTCTCTACCTTGTGCACTGCTTCTATGCTTACCTCTTCCGCCTCAATTTCAGGATTGGTTTTACCAATATCTGCGCCATAAACCAACAATTGTAGTTGGTTGTTTTCCATCCCAACCCACCAGTTTGGCGGTTCTACGCGGCTAGGCCTATTGTCTTGTGCATTTATGCTCATCATTAGCATTATCGTTACTATAGTTAACAAATACTTCATTGGTTTGGTGTGTTTGTTTGGTCAACGCAGCGGTGTTAGTTACACTGCTACGTTGATTGTGTTTACAAAAGTTTTCACCCTCCGTTTAAGGTACGTATTATTTTAAACCGATAAAATAATCCCAGGGTTCAAGTTTAATGGATGTTTTTCCATCGAATTCTTTCCCTGTGAAGGCATCTTTAAAGCTCTGCGCTGGTTTAAAATTTTTGAATTTTACCTCTGCGGCAGTGTCTGATAAATTAAATATTGCCAGTACTTTATTGTCTTCTTTTTCACGTGTGAAAGCAAAAATTTGTTTGCTGTGATTTGTTTTCAGGACATTGATTTTGCCACCATAGCGTCCATTCCACAAGGCCGGGTTATCTTCTTTAAGCGTGTTGAGTTTTTTGTAAAGTGCTCCCATTTCGTGTTCTTTCCATTCTATGGTATCTTTTTTAAAGAAAGCGAGCCGCTTGTTTAGGCCTGCTTCCTGACCACTGTATATGAGCGGGAAGGTGGGGGCAGCATAAGTGAAAACAGCAAAAGTTTTATAACTGTTAGGCATGCGTTCAAATACAGTTCCGTTCCATGAGTTTTCATCATGATTTGTGGTAAATGCCATGCGGTAAACACTATCAGCAAAACGGGTTGGTTCTTTTTTGAAGTATTTGCGTAAGTGCGATGCATTTTGTTTGCCTTTGGCAATTTCATTCATAATGTGATGCAGTTCCCAGGCATAGTTTGCATCGAATGCCATTTTGTGCAGTTCTGGTTTTTCTGCTTCTGCAAGCATAAAAACCGGCTTAACCTTTTCCATTTCTGTTCTGGCACTTTCCCAAAAATCGTTTGGAACCATGCTGGCCACATCGCAACGGTACCCGTCTACATTGAATTCTTTTACCCAATATACGAGCGCATCGGTCATGGCCTGGCGCATTTCCTGGTTTTCGTAGTTCAGGTCTGCCACATCGGTCCAGTCCTCAACGGGAGCAACAACATCGCCAGTCGAATCTTTTGTATACCATTCCGGGTGCTTTTTTATCCAGGGGTGATCCCAGGCTGTATGGTTGGCAACCCAGTCCAGGATAATCATCATGTCGTTGTCGTGCACTGTTTTAACGAGTTTTTTAAAATCGTCTTTTGTGCCAAATTCCGGATTTACATCTTTATAATCTTTTACTGCGTAGTAGCTACCTAAAGGGCCTTTTTTGTTTTTCTCACCTATGGGGTATATGGGCATAATCCATAAAATATCTACGCCAAGTTCTTTAAGACGTGGAATGTGCTGCATAAAGGCCTCGATTGTACCTTCGGGGGTGTATTGTCTGATATTAACTTCATAAATGGTGGAAGCCTTGCTGGCTTCTACAGGATCGGCTTTTGCTGCCTGTTCTGCAACCTGATTTTTTTTAGCCTGGTTGCATCCTCCAAAAAGGAACGATAATGTAATGATCGACATAATGAATATTGACTTCATATTTGAAAAATTTATATTTATTGTTTTACATTGGTAATTACTTCGTAACTGTAAGGTGATAGTTTTATATGTATTTCACCTTTTTCCTTTTTAAACGCTGTCTTTCTGAGTGTATAGTAATCTGTTTGTATTTTTGATAAAGGATCATCAAAGTTAATGCTGACCTCCTCTTTACTGTCATTCAGGGCCACAATAACTACTTCATCGAAGTATCTGCGTTGATAAACCAACTGGTTATTTTCGAGGTGTAAAACTTTAAAATCGCCGAAAATAAGTGGCAGTGCTTTTTGTCTGAAATTGAGTAGTTTGGCTGTTGCTTTTTTGACTTCCTGCTCTTTTTTCTTAAGGTTGTTGAATCGCATCATACGCCTGTTGTCAGGGTCGTTACCGCCTACCATACCAATTTCATCGCCATAGTAGATAACGGGCAGCCCCGGTATTGTAGCAACAATGCTGTTGAGCATTTCAAGTTTTTCGTATCCAACAGGGTTTTCAACTTTTATTTCACGTGTCCAGCCTGCCTTTTTTGCATCTTCATCAAAGCTAAGTGCATCTGAGGCGTAGGAAATGAAACGGGCACGGTCCTGGTTACCTGTAATATTACCCATTATGTGTTGAGCTCCATAATATTTCAGGCTTTTTTGAATTTCATTTACCAATGCTTCAAAACCTTTATCGCTTGCCAGTGTGGCAACCAATGCATCGTATACATTAAAGTCGAACTGCGCATTAAGTTGACCTGAATTTACATAGCCGCCAATAAGTTCCGGCGAACCGTAGGTTTCTCCAATTTGATAAAGTCTGCGGTTTTCAGGTATCACAACCTCTTTTCTTAATTTCTGTGTAAGTGTGCGCCAAAAAATTTCAGGAACATGTTTGGTGGCATCGTGTCTGAAACCATCCAGGTTATATTCCTTAATCCAGTACACAGCTGAATCGGTAAGCATATTGGTGACTTCAGGTTTGGTAAGATCCAATGTGGGCATAAAAGTATCGAACCAGGTCGTTAACCGATGCGAGTCCCAGTTTTCAGTATTAAGCGATCCGTCGGGAAGGTAAAGGTTTGTTTTCCAATCGGGATTTGCCTTAATAACCGGATGATCTTCGTGTACATGATTGGCCACAAAATCGAGTAAAACATTCATGTTGTTGGCATGGGCTGTTTCTACGAGGCGTTTCAGATCTTCTTCTGTGCCAAAATGTGGATTGAGTTGGGTAAATGAAACCGGCCAGTAACCGTGGTACCCGGAGAAGCGTGTTTTGGGATTAGGATACATCCCATAAGCTTCTTCGGGATTTTTCACCAGTGGTGAAACCCACAGTGTATTGATGCCCAGGTTGCTGAAATAGCCATCGTTTATTTTTTCGATGATTCCTTCAATGTCGCCGCCAAAATAGTTGGCTTTTGGGTGAATAGATTCATCGTCAATTTTCCATGTATTGTCCGGGTTGCCATCATTAAACCGGTCTGTAAATACATTGTATATTGTGGCCGCTTCAAAATCCGTTCTTGTAAGTTTGTCAGCATCAAGCATTATCCTGCCCTTGTCTAAAGGAATACGTACACTATTGGAAATGCCATCATCATTTGATGCAAATACCCTGATATAGGTTCTTTTTTTATGCTTTAGTGCTTCAGGAACAGTAATGTTTAACTCGTTATTGTTGAGCTCCACAAGCGAATTTGGGAGTATTTTGTTTTGTCCCAGTACAAAGTAGTTTGTGATATCGTTTTCATAACCAATGCTGACGTGGCCATTGTTCGTGCTTTTGGCATACAAATGCGGCTTTTGAAGGTTTTTATATTTACCAACCTCTAAAAGTGAGTTGTAGCCTCCAATGTTATTGCTGACACTGTCTTCCTTATTCGGATCGAGCATTTCTTTACCATCTGCTACAATGAGGTACTGGTATTCTCCCGGTGCGAGCGTCAATGTGGTTTCCCATTGGTCTCCATTTTTTTGCAAACTGGTTGCATTGGGGTTCCAGCCATTAAATTCTCCTTTAAGTTGCACCTTTTGATAGTTTTTATTACTCTGAAAGGAGAAGGGTACCTTCATTTTGCCCGACGATTTGAGGATGATGTCGTACCTTGTGCTGTCAGTAAAAACTTCCAAATTACCCAGTTTTGGTATTTTGTTGGACTTTGCAATGATGGTAATTGTTTCTGAACCTTGCTGCACTTTAAATGCTTCCGGCGCTTTTACAGAATCAATCTGGGGATGCGTCGGAAAATAGTCAGTGATGTATACCACTGTCGTATCAGGATTTACAGTTACAGGTGATGCAAGACCAACCACCAGGCTTTGTTCTGGCAGGGTAAATGTATCAGCTTGTTTGCTGCAGCCGGCAAGTATCAGGCCCGTTGCAAGCACAAAGATCAGTGCAATAGATTTTATTTTAAGCATGATGTGATTTATTTATTCTGACAATTCATATCAACGGTAATTTTATCGTTGGCCTCAATTGTTTGTGTTTTATCAAAAAGTAAAACTTTGAGCGGCTCATCGGCATCGTTATGAATATTGACATTGTCTTTGTCAATTACAATATTCAGCAAGTGGCCACGGAAGTTAATTTTAAATGAAAATGATTTCCATTTTTCGGGCATGAATGGGTTGAACGATAGCATGTTGTTTTTGATACGCATACCGCCAAATCCCTGGACAATAGACATCCATGTACCGCCCATGCTTGTTACGTGTAATCCCTCGTCAGAATCGCTGTTGTAATCATCTAAATCGAGGCGTGACGCAGACAGGTAAAATTCATATGAACGTTTTTCATCGCCAAGTTTAGCAGCCATTATGGAGTGAATACAAGCAGAAAGTGATGATTCATGAACGGTCATGGGTTCATAAAAGTCGTAGTTCCTCTTGATGGTCTCTTTTTCATACTGATCTTCGAAAAAGTAGAGTCCTTGTAATACATCTGCCTGTTTGATGTAACAGGAACGTAGTATTCTGTCCCACGACCAGTGTTTGTTTATTGGTGTCTCTTCAGCTGGTATGTTGCTAACTGGTTTAAGCTCTTTGTCGAGGAAACCATCTTGTTGTAAAAACACTTCACGTTTTTGGTCGTATGGGAAATACAGGTTTTCGCAAATTCGTTTCCAATTGGATATTTCGTCAGATTCTACGAAGTTTGATTTTGTAACAATCCGCTGCCACTCTTCCGGTATGGTTTGTTTCACATAATTGATGGCTTCCATGGTGTATTGCATGGTCCATTGCGCCATTTTAAGAGTATACCAGTTATTGTTTACATTATTTTCATATTCGTTTGGACCTGTTACCCCGAGCATCACATATTTTTGTTTGTCTTCTGAATAATTGACGCGTTGGGCCCAAAACCTTGAAATGCCAATCAATACTTCCAGTCCGTAATCGGCAAGGTAGCGTTTGTCTCCGGTATAGCGGATGTAACTAAATATTGCATATGCAATTGCGCCGTTCCGGTGGATTTCCTCAAAAGTAATTTCCCACTCATTGTGGCACTCTTCACCGTTCATGGTAACCATGGGGTAAAGTGCTGCTCCATTGGTAAAGCCAAGCTTTTCTGCATTTTCGATGGCTTTTTGTAAGTGTTTAAAGCGATATATGAGCAGGTTGCGTGCTACATCCGGTTCAGAGGTACTGAGGTAAAACGGCAGGAGGTAGGCTTCTGTATCCCAATATGTGCTTCCGCCATATTTTTCGCCTGTAAAGCCTTTGGGGCCAATGTTCAAACGTTCATCCTGCCCGGTGTAAGTTTGGTTTAACTGGAAAATATTGTAGCGTATGCCCTGCTGTGCTGCGGTATCGCCCTCTATAGCAATGTCTCCGTGGTTCCATTTTTCTTTCCATGCAGCTTTTTGCTCATCGAGAATGGTGCAGAAACCTTTGCTTTTGGCATAAGCCAGCACTTCGGAGGCTACAGTTTTCAGATCGCTGTTTTTATGATCTCTTGAGGTAACGACAGCAGCATACTTGTATATGGTTGTTGTCTTTTTCTCGTCCAGTTTAACATTTAACCTATGCGCAATATATTTCGTTTCCTCTATGGAATCGAACTGTGTTAACGATTGTGGTGTGCCGTCAACCTCGAGGCTGTAGTGCATGGCATAACAAGCCCTGAAGTGAGTTTTGCGTGTTTCGGTAATGAGATATGGTGCTCTTGCTGAAGCCGATTTTTCTATTTCATCCCAAAAATGCTCGTCATAGTTGGCATCTTCATTTTTAATATCGCCATTAATGGGCAGGAGTATTTCTGTTGGGGCAGAAAAGTTGAGTGGTGTAATGCTGTATTTAATGGCGCCCAGCTCATCGTTTACAATACTGAGCATGCGGGTTGAGTGGATTTTAATTTGCTTGCCATCAGGAAATTCAGCTTTGTAAATTTTGCTGAAATGGCCGTTTTGCATATCGAGTTCGCGCCTGAAATCGATTAATTTTAGTTTATGCGGATCCAGCTCCTGTCCATCTATTTTAATGCGAATACCTGTCCAGTCGGGTGCATTAAGCACTTTTGCGAAGTATTCGGGATATCCGTTTTTCCACCAGCCTACGCGGGTTTTATCCGGATAATACACGCCGCCCAGGTAATTGCCCTGCAGGCTGTCACCTGAGAAATATTCTTCAAAATTTCCTCGTTGTCCGAATTTACCATTCCCTAAACTGAAAATACTTTCAGATATGCGGTTGTACTCTGGCCTGTAGCCCTCTTCTATAATTTTCCACGGATGATGTGTGATGTAGTTCTTCACGGTGCTAAAGTATTTTTGTTTTTTAATTTATTTCAATTCCAGTATTAATACGCTTCTTGCTGGCGCATTAAGGTTTTCTATTTTGTACTCTTTTCCGGTAATTATATCTCTGCCGCTTGTAAAACCTTTCGTACGCTCATAAAAATGGCTGGTATTTATTTTAGCGGCTTCTTTGTTTTTGTTGAAAACAACCATTATGGTATGGTCACTATCGTAACGAAAATAGACATAAGTGCCATCGTGGGTTGGCGCATACTGCATCAATTTGCCATGATGGATGGTTGAATTATTTTTTCTCCAGTTTAAAAGTGTTTTAATGAAATGCTGAGCTTCGGTTTTGGGCTCAGCCAGGTTTTTACCTGTAAAAGCATTGGTTTTGTCATCCGCCCAACCTCCGGGGAAATCTTCGCGAATTTGTCCGTGATCATGAGGTTTTGTATTACTCATAAGCACTTCTGTGCCATATTGGATTTGAGGTATGCCTCTCATGGTCAGCATGTAAGCAATACCCATTTTGAAAAGATCAAGGTCTTCATTTACTTGCCGGTAAAAGCGGTCCATGTCATGATTGTCCGGAAAAATGACCAGGTTCATGGGGTCGGGGTAAAGGTAATCGCTGGCAAGTTTTTCATATACTTTAATAAAACCGGTATTCCAACCCTCTTTTTCAGTGAGTGCTTCTACTAGAGAAACCTGTATGGGGAAATCCATCAAACTGGGTAAGCATGATGAAAAATCTACCGGCAGGTTGCTTCCCCTTTGCCATTTTGCTAATACAATGGGGCTAAGGCTCCATTCTTCTCCCACGATATTAAAATTCGGATATTCTTCCATAATATGACATGTCCACCGGTTAAGGAATTCTGCATCTGAATATGGATGGGTATCATGGCGTATTCCGCCCAGGTTAGCCTGTTCGATCCACCAAACGGAGTTATAAATTAAATAATCTGCCAGCAATTTGTTATCCTGGTTCATGTCAGGCATGGCATTGACAAACCAACCTTGTTCAAACACATCTTTATCAGCCTCCGATGCATAAGGATCATGCAGCGTTACCCTTCGGTGATTGGTATTGGTTTTTTGTTCAGGGTAATGCACCCAGTCAGAAGATGGAGGATCCTGCATCCACCAGTGGTTGGCTCCGCAGTGGTTCATGATCATATCCTGAATGAGTTTAATGCCTCTTTTGTCGGCTTCCTCACTCAGTTTTACATACAATTCATTATTTCCAAGCCTTGGGTCGACCCTGTAAAAGTCCGTTATGGCGTATCCATGATATGAGGCTCTTGGCATAGCACTTTCCATCACCGGATTGAGCCAAAGGGCTGTAAACCCCATTTCTTCAATATAGTCGAGGTGGTCGATAATGCCTTGCAAATCTCCTCCATGGCGACCATAGTCGTCGGCACGGTTTAGCTTGTCTTCATAACCTCTGATATTATCGTTTGCTTCATTTCCATTAGCAAAGCGATCAGGGTAAAGTAAATAAATTACATCTGAGCTGTTGAATCCGGCCCTGGATGCTGATTGAGGTTTTCTTGCTTTTAGTTGATATTTGATTTTCTGAATATTTTTGTCATCCTTTTGAAGGGTAATATTTACCATTCCGGGTTTAGCTGATCTGGAAATATCAAGGTAAATGAAAAGGTAGTTTTTGTTGGCTGTAGCCAAAGCTTTTGTAAGAGTTACGCCGGGATAATTTATTTCGGGTTTGAGTTCGCCGATTTCATTTCCGTAAAGCATAACCTGTACCTCAGTATGTTCCATTCCTGTCCACCAGAATGCAGGCTCTATGCGTTTAATCTCGTACTGTCCGAAGCTTAAAAAGCTGAATGCGAAAATATTCAGCAAGAGCAAGATGATACTTTTTTTTATAGTACTCATGCGTGGTATTTTATCAAGAAAGTTTGAACTGGTAATCCGAATGTTAAAAAGACCACCCATCTGTGATGATGGGTGGGCTTTTTTATTTGTTGTATTAAGCTTATTTAGCTTCTTCTACCGTGTAGGAGTATGGGTATTCACTAAGATCTAAAGTGATTGTCCATGTGCCTGCACTGATGGCAATATTGGCACCGTACTCCTCGGGTACTCCATCAGCACCATCATCTCCATAGTTCAATGGATCCCAAAGGTCGTTTGGACGGAACTTAAATTCACCGTCAGCGGTTTCCTGAGTGATGGTCCAAACATTATCTTCAGGTACGTAGGTCATGTCAATATCGCTGTCCCAACCATCGGGCATGGCTGAACCGATTACACCCCAATGGGTTTCATACATATCGAAGTTATAATCATAAGTATTAACAGTAACCTGATAATAACCTGAGTCAACTGCTATATATCCCTGGTCTTCGAAAAGGTCATCATTCAGATCCACATCATCATCAGGTCCCGCAGCTCCATCATTTCCAAGAATGGTTTCACGTGCTTCATCGCCGAACTGGATTTCATTGGCCGCCTCAACATACACATAACCTTCATAAGTTCCCTGCTCGTCAACCGGCATTAAATATCCAATTTCTGTATCATCACTACCATAAACAATGAGTTTTTCTGGCTCAAATGGAGGATCATAGGATGTAACGTTCATTGAAATCGCATTCGTGTATGCCTTATGCGGGTTTGTTTCTCCAGCGATTGAGGCTACACGAACTTCTACATCAGCACTCAAATAGGGTTCAAACCCTAATTTTCCGGTGAGTGCCAGATTAAAATTAAATACAGAAACAGATGCTTCATTGGTATCAGTTACTGTTGTCACTACTACTGCATTTTCAAAGTTATTACCAGCGGTATCTACCTCAATGGTATATTCATTAACAGTAGGGACATTATATTCAACGGGAGTCCATACAAATGTAGCAAACGTATCTTCTGCAATATCATCACTTAATACAGGTTCAAAATCTCCTGCATTGAGTTCATTTAGGGTGAATTCACCTACTTGTTGCAGCACCGGATCATCAAAGTCTTCTTCGCATGCGATCAGCAGTCCGATGCCCAAAATTGCTAATATGATGTATTTTAAATGTTTCATTTCAAACAAATTTTAAAAATTAATAATTTGGATTTTGCTCCAAATTGGTATTGGCATTCACATCTGCCGCTGGCAGAGGGAAAAGATTGTATTTGGAATCTGTGGCTGTACCCTCTTTTATATCACCTTTCCAGGGCCATACATAGTCACCACCAGTTAAGCGATCATAGCGAATTAGGTCGGTGCGGCGATGGCATTCCCAATATAGTTCTCTTGCTCTCTCATCAAGGATGAAATCCAATGTCAGGTCTCCGGAGTTGATGTCGCCGGAAGCATCTCCATAGGCACGCTGACGTAGTTGGTTAATATATGTAACAGCCTGGCCAACTGTACCGCCATTACCACCTCTAAGTACGGCCTCGGCATACATTAAGTATACGTCTGCCAAACGGAACATGGGGAAGTCGGTATCCGGATAAGTAACGTCTGAACCTGGTGCTCCTGTGCTGGTTACATTTTTAAATTTACCAACAGCATATCCTTGCTGGTAATCTGATTCGTCATTAATTTCTAAAGATTGTCCGTATGATTCATCATAAAATAATGCACGTCCGTCATTTGCATCGAATTTATTAACAAGTGCCTTTGTGGTACGAGTACCAGCCCAGCCACCGCCTAAACCGAATTCTTCAGGTGGTATATCACCACCCAGGGCAGCACTGATGATAAAAGTAGTACCTCCGTAAGTTCTGGTTTCAATACCATCAAAATTAATTGAGAAAATAACTTCCTGTAAGTGATCATTATCTGCAAGGAATAGGTGCTCATAGTTGTCTTCTAATGTATATGGCCCTTCATCAATTACTTTTTTGGCGTAAGTAACACATTCTGTGTATTTGCCCTGGTTGATGTAAACTTCGGCGTTCAAATACAATTTTGCTAAAAGGGTCCATACCGCACCCTGATCTGCACGACCATACTCATTAGTGCCAACTGCTGTAATGTCGTCTTCGATTGCAAGTAATTCTGATTCAATAAATTCAAAAAGGTTTTGCTTATTAATTGGGGAAGGCATAAATGAACCAATTGGGTCATCTTCTGTTACAAAAGGAACTCCTCCTCCAAATAGGTCAAGTGCATGCCAGTAACTTAAAGCACGTAGAAATCGAGCTTCATTGCGATACTGAGCTACTTCAGCTTTGGTTTGATCAGATTCTCCACGTTCATTTAATTTGTCTTCAGTTGTAGAACGCAAGAATTCATTGGCCAGTGAAATCTGATAATATATGCGGTAATACATGGCGGCAATAAAGTTGTCGCTACTACCCCATTCTTGTCTGTGGAAATCTTTAATGGTCTGATCGTCCCAGCCAATTATAGCTTCTTCTGTTGTTAGTACCTGGTGTTCCCAGTAAGCGCGCAGATATTGGCTAAAACCTTCGTCAATACCACTGATATCTGGCATACCTGCAGGTCCTTGCTGGCCTGATACGGCAAGTCCGGCATACATTTTTGCCAGAAATGCTTTATAAGCACCCGGATCATCAAAAACAGCACTTGCTGTAGTTTCATCCGGGTCTATTGGTTCTGTATCGAGGTCATCTATACAGGATGTATAGATGAATACAAACCCCAATAAAATAGCTGTAAGTTTAATTAAATATTTCATTTTACTGATATTTTTTGGATTAAAAGTTCACGTTTACACCCAATACATAGGCAGTTGGACGTGGGTAAAAGTTATTGTCAATACCACCTGATATTTCAGGATCAATACCATCGTATTTTGTGATTACAAAGGCATTGTTTACTGTACCTGTGACAGTGAGGTTTATACCTTGATTTGCAATGTTGTTGAATTTATAGCTTAAAGAAATGTTGTCCATTCTGAAAAACGAAGCATTTCTCAGGTAGTAATCTGACATATAATAGGCATTCTCAAATTCAGAATCGTAAACGCCAGTTGTAACGTTGCTCAGGTATGGTCCTTCCGGACGATATAACCTTTGGTAAGTTCCATTTACAGATTCAGCATTGTAATAAACATAGTTTCCAAAGTTGGCTCTTCCAGAGAAAGAGAAGTACCAGTTTTTGTAGCTAAATCCAGAATTAATACCAAACGATACATCCGGAGCAGGATTTTCTTTATGTACTTTGTCACTTTCTGTGATTTGTCCGTCGCCATTCTGATCTACAAAAGCACCAGGTATTGGGTCGCCATTGTCATCATAAATTTGTTCGTAAACGAAGAATGAACTAAAGGGCTGTCCCACACTATGAATCTGGATATTACTACCCACACCACCGGAGATGCCTCCTGTTGGAACACCAAGGTAATCCGGATCATCAGACAGGGTTAGTTTAGTGATTTTGTTTTCGTTATAGGTCACGTTTAAACCAACATCCCAAACCATATCCGGTGTCGAAATTGGTTTGGCATTGATAGAGAACTCAACACCTTTATTTTCCAAATCACCAACATTTGTATTGATATAATTCGTTAGATTGCTACCTGCTGGCACTGGAATA is a window of Salinivirga cyanobacteriivorans DNA encoding:
- a CDS encoding SusE domain-containing protein is translated as MKHLKYIILAILGIGLLIACEEDFDDPVLQQVGEFTLNELNAGDFEPVLSDDIAEDTFATFVWTPVEYNVPTVNEYTIEVDTAGNNFENAVVVTTVTDTNEASVSVFNFNLALTGKLGFEPYLSADVEVRVASIAGETNPHKAYTNAISMNVTSYDPPFEPEKLIVYGSDDTEIGYLMPVDEQGTYEGYVYVEAANEIQFGDEARETILGNDGAAGPDDDVDLNDDLFEDQGYIAVDSGYYQVTVNTYDYNFDMYETHWGVIGSAMPDGWDSDIDMTYVPEDNVWTITQETADGEFKFRPNDLWDPLNYGDDGADGVPEEYGANIAISAGTWTITLDLSEYPYSYTVEEAK
- a CDS encoding alpha-amylase family glycosyl hydrolase; translated protein: MLKIKSIALIFVLATGLILAGCSKQADTFTLPEQSLVVGLASPVTVNPDTTVVYITDYFPTHPQIDSVKAPEAFKVQQGSETITIIAKSNKIPKLGNLEVFTDSTRYDIILKSSGKMKVPFSFQSNKNYQKVQLKGEFNGWNPNATSLQKNGDQWETTLTLAPGEYQYLIVADGKEMLDPNKEDSVSNNIGGYNSLLEVGKYKNLQKPHLYAKSTNNGHVSIGYENDITNYFVLGQNKILPNSLVELNNNELNITVPEALKHKKRTYIRVFASNDDGISNSVRIPLDKGRIMLDADKLTRTDFEAATIYNVFTDRFNDGNPDNTWKIDDESIHPKANYFGGDIEGIIEKINDGYFSNLGINTLWVSPLVKNPEEAYGMYPNPKTRFSGYHGYWPVSFTQLNPHFGTEEDLKRLVETAHANNMNVLLDFVANHVHEDHPVIKANPDWKTNLYLPDGSLNTENWDSHRLTTWFDTFMPTLDLTKPEVTNMLTDSAVYWIKEYNLDGFRHDATKHVPEIFWRTLTQKLRKEVVIPENRRLYQIGETYGSPELIGGYVNSGQLNAQFDFNVYDALVATLASDKGFEALVNEIQKSLKYYGAQHIMGNITGNQDRARFISYASDALSFDEDAKKAGWTREIKVENPVGYEKLEMLNSIVATIPGLPVIYYGDEIGMVGGNDPDNRRMMRFNNLKKKEQEVKKATAKLLNFRQKALPLIFGDFKVLHLENNQLVYQRRYFDEVVIVALNDSKEEVSINFDDPLSKIQTDYYTLRKTAFKKEKGEIHIKLSPYSYEVITNVKQ
- a CDS encoding alpha-amylase family glycosyl hydrolase, encoding MKSIFIMSIITLSFLFGGCNQAKKNQVAEQAAKADPVEASKASTIYEVNIRQYTPEGTIEAFMQHIPRLKELGVDILWIMPIYPIGEKNKKGPLGSYYAVKDYKDVNPEFGTKDDFKKLVKTVHDNDMMIILDWVANHTAWDHPWIKKHPEWYTKDSTGDVVAPVEDWTDVADLNYENQEMRQAMTDALVYWVKEFNVDGYRCDVASMVPNDFWESARTEMEKVKPVFMLAEAEKPELHKMAFDANYAWELHHIMNEIAKGKQNASHLRKYFKKEPTRFADSVYRMAFTTNHDENSWNGTVFERMPNSYKTFAVFTYAAPTFPLIYSGQEAGLNKRLAFFKKDTIEWKEHEMGALYKKLNTLKEDNPALWNGRYGGKINVLKTNHSKQIFAFTREKEDNKVLAIFNLSDTAAEVKFKNFKPAQSFKDAFTGKEFDGKTSIKLEPWDYFIGLK
- a CDS encoding family 65 glycosyl hydrolase domain-containing protein → MKNYITHHPWKIIEEGYRPEYNRISESIFSLGNGKFGQRGNFEEYFSGDSLQGNYLGGVYYPDKTRVGWWKNGYPEYFAKVLNAPDWTGIRIKIDGQELDPHKLKLIDFRRELDMQNGHFSKIYKAEFPDGKQIKIHSTRMLSIVNDELGAIKYSITPLNFSAPTEILLPINGDIKNEDANYDEHFWDEIEKSASARAPYLITETRKTHFRACYAMHYSLEVDGTPQSLTQFDSIEETKYIAHRLNVKLDEKKTTTIYKYAAVVTSRDHKNSDLKTVASEVLAYAKSKGFCTILDEQKAAWKEKWNHGDIAIEGDTAAQQGIRYNIFQLNQTYTGQDERLNIGPKGFTGEKYGGSTYWDTEAYLLPFYLSTSEPDVARNLLIYRFKHLQKAIENAEKLGFTNGAALYPMVTMNGEECHNEWEITFEEIHRNGAIAYAIFSYIRYTGDKRYLADYGLEVLIGISRFWAQRVNYSEDKQKYVMLGVTGPNEYENNVNNNWYTLKMAQWTMQYTMEAINYVKQTIPEEWQRIVTKSNFVESDEISNWKRICENLYFPYDQKREVFLQQDGFLDKELKPVSNIPAEETPINKHWSWDRILRSCYIKQADVLQGLYFFEDQYEKETIKRNYDFYEPMTVHESSLSACIHSIMAAKLGDEKRSYEFYLSASRLDLDDYNSDSDEGLHVTSMGGTWMSIVQGFGGMRIKNNMLSFNPFMPEKWKSFSFKINFRGHLLNIVIDKDNVNIHNDADEPLKVLLFDKTQTIEANDKITVDMNCQNK
- a CDS encoding glycoside hydrolase family 13 protein, encoding MSTIKKSIILLLLNIFAFSFLSFGQYEIKRIEPAFWWTGMEHTEVQVMLYGNEIGELKPEINYPGVTLTKALATANKNYLFIYLDISRSAKPGMVNITLQKDDKNIQKIKYQLKARKPQSASRAGFNSSDVIYLLYPDRFANGNEANDNIRGYEDKLNRADDYGRHGGDLQGIIDHLDYIEEMGFTALWLNPVMESAMPRASYHGYAITDFYRVDPRLGNNELYVKLSEEADKRGIKLIQDMIMNHCGANHWWMQDPPSSDWVHYPEQKTNTNHRRVTLHDPYASEADKDVFEQGWFVNAMPDMNQDNKLLADYLIYNSVWWIEQANLGGIRHDTHPYSDAEFLNRWTCHIMEEYPNFNIVGEEWSLSPIVLAKWQRGSNLPVDFSSCLPSLMDFPIQVSLVEALTEKEGWNTGFIKVYEKLASDYLYPDPMNLVIFPDNHDMDRFYRQVNEDLDLFKMGIAYMLTMRGIPQIQYGTEVLMSNTKPHDHGQIREDFPGGWADDKTNAFTGKNLAEPKTEAQHFIKTLLNWRKNNSTIHHGKLMQYAPTHDGTYVYFRYDSDHTIMVVFNKNKEAAKINTSHFYERTKGFTSGRDIITGKEYKIENLNAPARSVLILELK